Below is a window of Camelina sativa cultivar DH55 chromosome 11, Cs, whole genome shotgun sequence DNA.
tatagagagagagagagagagagagagagagagagagaggccaaGGGAGTAACATAAGAGGGGAACACGTCGTCGTCATCTCGTCGTTGACAACAGCATTAACCAaatcaaacttttctttttttttgttccatcaTACATtaaacatttctttctttcccgCGTAATTTCACCCCGACCGTGTGTACTAAcctaaataatcatttttaaaaacaaaacttaaaaaaggtTTCAACAATCATCCCTATACATAATAACGTGCCTTGAATTGAAACAATACCAAAAGTCCAAAATACATATAAACGTGGTATTATCATTGAGAAAGCCTTTTACAAGCAGATTTGCTAAATGGTTGCAAAGAATTTTTTATCAGCTAAGTAATTCTGTACTTTACTCTTgggtaaataaataaaataaacatgtaGTGAGAGCCCAAGAGCGTGTTGTTGGGCTTGGGCCTAGTAGAGTGTCTCGAAATCTCTCTGTTTGGATGCAGTGATATATCTCTCTCCATCacccaaaaagaaacacaaaatagaaatatttgcagagagagaggaatTAATTTCCCGGCACATCAAAAAAACTTAATCGCTACTACAGTTGTTCGATGGGAAGACTTTGGGCATCATCACTCCCcgtgactcttcttcttcttcttcttcttcaccaatcaCTCGCTCAGGTTTTTGAAGCTCTATTATTCATTGATTCAGCgattttcaattctttttaacGCTTCTTCTGATCTCTTATTTGTAGGGATTCGAAGAATCTGAATCTAATAGGTCAGTCTCTCACAAATCCCACTAGATTCAACTCTTGTCTCTGTactagcaacaaaaaaaaaaaaaaacagaaactttcAACTACTCTTGTTGTAGTTTTGGTGTAAGATTTATTTTGCAGCTgctaataatatttgttttgtcttgtaATGGAATGATAGATTGGTTAACGAAGAAGTAGGAGGAGGTATTGCTCCAGAAATACATTGTTCCCGAGAAAGAAGTCGAGCTGCTTGGCAGATTATTCAAGATGTAAATTTAGacttttcacaaaatattttgagtttggttttgatttcatCAGGTTAAggcatttgattttttattgatTGCTCATACTTTGGTCTGCAGTATTTGACGCCGTTTGTGGAGCGGGAAAGATATCAAATTCCAAAGACATGTAGGCTTCATCCTGATAATGATTTATACAGAGATCAGGAACTGCACAAGATTCATGTCGACATCTTCGAATGGAAATGTGGTTACTGCAAGAAAAGTTTCAATGAAGAGAAGTTCATTGACAAGCATTTTGCCACTAGACATTATAATCTTTTGAATACGGTTTGTCGATTCTGTTTACCTTTTGGTCTGGCTTATGTGTGTTTTCAAAGGAACCCGCTTTTGAGACTGATTACTAGAAAACTTATTTGAATGTTTCAGACTGATACAAAGTGTTTGGCCGACCTGTGTGGTGCATTGCATTGTGACTTTGTATTGAGCTCTAAGAAACCCAAGACCAAGTGCAACCCTGCAGCTGTTGCCAAAAACCGTCATCTCTGTGAGGTTGCTTTCTTTCAATATTCTTTGCTTTTTCTGCTCTGGATCCATCCATGACATCTTGATACTCTACTTTGATACTAAATGTACttgtttcttccttcttttgtttatctAGAGCGTTGCCAATAATTGTTTCCCAGTGAGTCAAGGTTCCTCAGCTAGCCGTCTTCATGGTACGTTTCCTTACTGTGAGGCCTTCCAAGTGAATCTTTGCTTATTGAGTACTATATGTTTCTCAAATAAGTTCTCTCAAGTGTGCCTAAATCATCCTCTTTGGTTTTGATATTTCATGACTGAAGAACACTTTTTGCGTCAATTCTGTGATGCTCATACCTGCACTGGAAAAGATAAACCGTTTCCTAGAGGAGGCAAGGTAAGATCTGTGAAACCGTTGGAGTCACTTATGTGTGCTAAACGAGCTTGTTAGTGATTTCTTGAAGCAAATctgtttccatttttgttttttgtttaccataGTTAGCCaggaaaattaatatattagttTACCATTAACATCTGGCTATGCTAATACGTGCAGAAGAGATCAGGTGTCTTCTACCTCGCCATTTCAATATTGACCTTGATGCTACTCCCACTCTTTTATCTTCTAGTCTTCTTACATCAAAGGTACCCGTATCATgttacttgtttttatttttccatcatTGCTTGTTCTTAAAGAAGTCTTTGGTCACTTTGTTGTTTCTATTGTCTTtaacagagaaaagagaagcGGAACACAAGAGTTGCGTCGGATTATGAAAAGtggaaagaaaccaaaaccatcaTAAGATGGTAACCCACTCAAACATTGGCTTATTACATATGTACATATGTCATTCTCTAGACAGCCTGAGAATCTTGCTGAGCTAATGTCTACTATTTCTCTTTCTGTAACATTGGCTTAGTATATATATCGAATCATTTTCAGTTCCTAATGTctactctttctctttctttaaaattttgttcaGGTGAGCTTCAGACTGCTCATGAGAGAGAAAAAGGTGTTCAAATATTGGTTTGGTGAATGGTGACGCACAAATCTTCCACATTACTTCTCCTTTTCAAGCCAAATACTTGCGGATTCCCAAAAGAGAGTGTACTTTGTGGTTATGAAGTTAGTTGCTATGGATATCAGATGGATTACACACTGTAAGATTGTAGAAACAGATGATCCGTCCACAGAAGTAGGATTAGTGATTAATTCCTCTGTAATTCTATCGACCCTTCATACATATCAATGAAAACATCCAATTTGAAACACAATCTATAACAGTAAGGATGTATAAAAAACCTTTCTTTGTTAGTAGCTTCAAAGTTTAAGGAGCTACCACGCCAAACGCTAGAGATATCAACTCATTAGAGAGGAGGAAACCATCTGGATCTTTCAGCCTAAGGTACCTCACATGATCCTCAATCTTCACCTCATCATTTGCAGCTAAGGTTTTGACTTCATCACTCGTCACTTCTCTTCTCATATCATCCAAACAAACAATGTGCCCACTCTCCACATAAGGCTCATACACTTTACAGATCGAGTTCACTACCTCACTGCCAAAAGCTTCTCCAAAGTCCTTAAGATCAAGCCCTTTAGATGTTCTGAAAGATAGCATTAAGATGTCTGTCGCGACATCCTTAAGATCAACATCACCGTTTCCACACCAGTTTGCTGCACCATTCTCCAAGTCAGCCACGTAGTTTGTGTATTCCTTAAGCCTCTTTGGCCTCGAAAACCTCAACCCTCCAACATAACTCGCTGAACCTAACCCAAAAGCGTAGAAAGGTTTGTTTTTCCAGTATATTAAGTTGTGTTTGCACTTGAAATCACCTTTTGAGTAACTGCTGAGTTCATAATGCTCATAACCTGCACCACGAAGCATAGATGATGCTGTTTTATAAAACTCCGCAGATTGTGTTTCTGAAGGAAGAGGGGATTGTCCTGGAGTGTACCTACACAAGTTCATGAAACCCAAATTAGTCTCTGTTAAGATTACAATCAAAATCTAAAGCATCAGTAAGCATAGTTTGGATTAAACACTTACAAATTTCCAAACTTTGTGCCTTGTTCCACTTGGAGATCATATACAGAAACATGATTGGGCTGTGAATCAATAGCTAATCTCAAACTCTCTTCCCACATCCCCAACGTCTGGTGAGGCAGAGAAGATATAAGATCCATACTCCAATTCTCAACTCCACACTCTTTAACAAACTCTATTGCCTCGTACACTTGAGAGACACCATGAGCTCTCCCACAAGCTTTCAAAAGCTCATCTTGAAATGCTTGAACACCTAAAGACACTCTGTTGACTCCCAAATCCATCAATTCCTTCAGTTTCCGACCATCAAACGTGCCTGGATCCATCTCCATTGATATCTCAGCATCTGGACTCAACCCGAAATTCAAACTCAATGTTTCGAGAACCAAAGAAACAAGCCTCGGAGGAACAAGAGAAGGCGTCCCACCCCCGAAAAACACAGTCTCTAGATTCGGGTTCGCATCAAAATCAGTTCTTGTCGCTTTAATCTCTCTAACGAGGAGATTCACATAGTTTGTGATACGTGGgtcatcttcttttccttccTCGTAGACATTAGAAGAAGAGCCTAGAGCTAAGATTGGGAAGTCGCAATAATGGCAGCGTTTACGACAAAACGGAAGATGAACGTAGGCAGAGGTTGGTGGACCTTGGTGTAAAGTGGTAAGATTGGTTGacgcatttcgtcgaacacttggTGTAGTAGTATCATCTTGAACAACAACCTTATTAAAagcttgaaaaataaatctCGATGTCTTGGGTTTACCTCTAAACGATGAAAAAATCGGAGAAATCTTCGTTTTCAACATAATTACTAAAAACaaaccagagaaaaaaaaaacaaagagatacagAGAAGAAGACTCAAAGAGAGAAGCTTCAAAGATCAAAGTTCACTGGTCTCGTTTATATGCTTTAAAACGCCGTCGTTTTAGACAGAAACCAAACTAGTTAAACCACTCTGCTTATTAAACTAATTACTACaattaagattaaaaaacattataataagAATGAAACGAGTTTTCACTTTATTCAGACAAGGGACAAAAAATTTATAGCTTCTCTCTCCGACCTCCTCTCGTCTCTTCTCTCGGCGAAACCACCACCGTCTCCGTCGAGTCTGAAACCTATCGCGCTTCTTCCGTCTTCCGTGTCCGCGAGATCATCATCATTGCAGTGCTCGTCGATGACGACGAGGGTTTTAACGGCCGGTAACGATGACGTCAGCAACCGCGTGGCGTATCCTTCGCTGGCGAATGCGAATCTCGTCTTTTTCAAGTCTGGTTACTACAACGTCGAGGTGGTGCCTAAAGAAGGCGAATCGGAGGAGCAGCTGGTGAACGATTTCAAGAGGTCGTGTTTCAGAGCCGGTGTGTTGCAGGAATCTCGAAGACGACGATTCTTCGAGAGCTctcaggagaagaagaagcgtaaGACTAAAGAAGCTGCTAAGAAGTATCGGAAAaggtcagatttttttttttcttctctctaaacacacttgaagaagaagttgagtcaatagattttgatttgacAGGAGACAAATCCCTAAACCAAAGCCACAATCAACTTCAGAAACTCACAAGAGCAGGAATGTATccagagaagacgaagaagacgatcaCTGGGAACTTCCTCCTGAGGATATTGAGATTCCATATACCAACCGGTCTTAGATGTGAACAATCTTATGCATTTTGTAAAGCCACTCTCTTGTCTTGTAGGTCTGCACATCCCTTCTTTTGATGTTCTTAGTAAATTGCTCAGTGTAGGAATGAAGATGAATGATTTTGGAGATGTTTCTGTAACGTTGAACTAAATGCAGATGAATCTATAACTCGAGATGTTTTTGTAACAGAGAATCAAATGCTTATGAATCTATAACTCAACTGGATTACATGAGAAGTGATCACTTAAGATATGAGAAGAAATAGGATAAGCCATAAATTGGCAGTTAGGACATTGCCGCCAAAATCAAGAGCAAAAAGACCAAAGCTCATTCTCAGTGACAAGAAAGATGTCAAAGAAAATTTAGACCATTATAATTGAATCTGTCTTCTCAGTGATCACTCCCTTAGCCATGAAGCTAGAGCTGAATCCCACTCGCATAGCTCGCCTTCTTTGAACCACAGAGCTACACCAAAACCACAAGAGCCAAAAATGTCAGCAGATGAAAACCaagagtttagcaaagaaaggaATGAGAATACTTGGCCAAACTAAGACAGTCGTTCTACCATCGTTCTTCATTGTTATATACACATTTAGCGAATCTAAACACGTTGTGTAGTGAAGTATTATCTAATTGTGCTATGTGTTCAGTGTATTTGAAGAACGAATATGGACCACGTTGGTTTGCATACTAAACCAAATTCTATTAATGCCACTAAATTAGCGTACTAAATGTCTCAATGATGAAAGATGGGTGATCGATGtttaagaaacaagaaatctcaccaatctcacGCTTGCCGTTATCAGGACTGTCACTACCATGCACTATGTTCCTGCAAATTGCATAATGTAATATATACACCATGAGATTCATCTTAAGTGCTTACtactttcaaaaaaattttaaagataaataaGAGTCCAACCTTCCAGTTTGTACAGCAAGATCTCCCCTTATAGTACCAGGTTCAGCTTGGAGAGGATCTGTTTTCCCTATCAGCTTCCTGGCTgaagcaacaacaccaacaccTTCCCAAGCCTTCACAAGATTAAAAACATCACAagcaattaatcaatctaattTTACTAGTTGAAAAACCGAGAAAATGAAATAGGAGTATATTGATAAGCCGTACCATACACACAACTGGGCCTGAAGTAATGTACTCAATCAGGCTAGGAAAGAACGATTTAGCACTAAGATCCTTGTAATGTTCCTGCCAACACAAGATTATTCTGTCAATCAAATTAAATTGTAAGTCTTGATCTAGTCAAATCACCTAACCTCATTAAACTACTGATGATATGATCAATTACATAAGTGAGTAACGAGAGTATCAAACCTCAGCCAATTCTTTTGGGCACTGAAACATCTTAAGTCCAATTAGTTTAAATCCCTTCTTCTCAAAACGAGAGATGATTTCTCCAACCTAAGAACATCAATACAGAATTGTAAGCCAAAATACTTATCACATTCAAACTCTCCATACAGAATTTGCctaaaaaaaaacgagaagCAAAATAGCTTACAAGGCCTCGTTGTATACCATCAggtttaaccatgatataagtctctTCAACTTCCTCCTGAAAACAATACAGAACAACGTAATAACAAGCATCAAAATCCCAGTAAATTGCAATGAGTTTCATCAAATTTGAATCCCAAGCTCCTGATTACAATCATTACTCGGtgaatttgaaaacaaatacacaactaaaccaaactaaaaatactaataagtGAAGATATTATAGCTACCATAGAAGCGACAAGGTGAGGGAGGAAGATTCCGGAGTCGGCGGAGCTGGAAGCGCGAAGACGGCGGCGAGACGATGAATCGCGTGAGAAGAGACGGAACTGAGGACGAAATGCGGCTAGCTCAGTGCGTAGGTTAACCTTGGCCGGAGAGCAGTGTGGATTGAAACTTGCCGAGTTTCTTGCCGGCGGCGAAGAAGACAACGACGACGAAGCGACACAGAGAGTCCATTTACTAACCACAGCAGCGACTCCCACCATTTTCTCGCTTTGTTTCAGCTTCTCACTGCCCTTAGCTTCATTCATCTAATAAGAAGAACGACGTAAAATGACATACTTACCCTTTATCCAGAATCGTAGACGATTTGGGTTTAGTTGATCAATTAAAAAGTATAGGggtcagaactcagaagtaATAAATGTGATCTCGactgagaaagaagaagtcTCGTTTTAATGGAAAACAGTCTTTTCAAATTTCATGTACAGTTGCTTCTAAAGAGTTTATAACTTTACACATCTCTAAGTCATAATTTGCTGCTTTAATATCAAACCTAGCTTTTCGACATCATCTTTCTTACAGCAAAATNttttttttttttttttttttttgttcttcatcaatTAAGAATCATTGTCAACAGAGTCAGGTTGAAAAATAGGCAAAACAGACTCATCCTCTGTCTGGTTTAGTGATACGAAGAGTCTTCCAAGATGTCTATGGCTTTCCCTTTCTTTTGCTTGCTTTAGCCCATTTCACGCCACATCACATATGTTATAAAAGAATCAACGCGCAACATCCCCTTCcccactttttattttcttcttgttgcttttAACAAGACCCAATCAAAAGAATTATCAATCAATTTCTACGTCCacatcttctgtttcttcctctCCCTCGTCCACAAGGTCAGTTTCTTTCTCTGCTGCCTTGTCGACAACATCAGTTTCCTGCTCTCCCTTGTCGACAATGTCAGTTTCATCATCCTCCCCATTGTCGACAACTTCAGTTTTTTCACCTCCCTTCTCCACAACTTCATTTCCTTGCACTCCCTTgtcaacattttcattttcttcaaccCCCTTTTCTATAACTTCGCTTTTCTGCTCTCCCATGTCGACAACTTCAGTTTCTTGATCTTCCTTTTCAGTAACTCTGCTTTCTTGCTCTGGCACATTCGCcacttgttcttctctttcattttgATTGATGGGGTTTTCATATTCTTCATTCTCATTATCTGTCTTCTGGCTTCCCAGTTCTTCGTTTCCACTAACGAGTTGGTCCTCAACCTCTTCTCTGTGGGAACTAAGTATTTGTCCTTCTTTTGTGTCAAGCGGAAGTTCTTTTTCTACTCCCTTGTCAAcaacttcattttcttgttcTCCCATCTCGACAACTTTAGTTTCTCGCTCTCCCTTGTCATCAGCTTTACTTTCTTGCTCTAGCACATTCTCCACTAATTCTTCTTTCTCGTTGTGATTGATGGGTATGGGTTTTTCATCTTTTTGGTTCCCATAATCTTCTACCTTTTCGCTTACTTCTTCGTTTCCGCTAACGAGCTGGTCCTCTCCCTCTTTTCTGTGAGGACTTAGTAGTGTGCGTCCTTTACTTCTGTCAAGAGAATGTTCTTCTTCCACTCCCATGTCAACAACTTCGTTTTTTTGCTCTCTCATGTCGACATCTTTAGTTTCTTGCTCTTCCTTGTCAACAACTCTACTTTCTTGTTCTGGCACATTCCCcacttgttcttctctttcattTGGGTTGATGGGTTTTTCATCTTCTTGGTCCTTACTATCATGTACCTTTTGGCTTACCGGTTCTTCATTTCCGCTAACAAGTTGGTCCTTTCTCTCTACTCTGGAAGGACTAAGTTCCTGTTTTCACTTCTGTCAGTGAGATGGTCTTCTACTTCTCTTTGGCTAAAGTGTGGCGGGTCTTCTTCtgcatcctcatcctcatcctcatccatTTTCATATACAGACCTAGATGTGCCAATGGATTACTGCCTTCCATCTTGAAACTACCCAACATATCCTCACTACACTTGGGACTCATCTCGTCCATGGAAGTCGGTAATTGATCACCCTCGGAGCCTGTAGCTCTAAACATCTGGAGGTCTTCCATAAACCGTATACCTTCGTTTATCTCCACTGTCTTTTCCATCTGCACCCAACCAGTAAAATCATTAATCAATATCATCATACCAAGATAGGACTCTGAATAATAGGAGAAACTTGAAAAGTCTTTTATACCTTTTGTAAAGCTTGACGTGCAGCTTCTCTCTCTTGCTCTCGTTTCCTCCTCACTTTTTCTGCAGCTTCTGCTTTGGCTTTTCTCCTAACCTCTTCAGCTGCTTTGGCCTCGGCTTGTAACCGTACTTTTTCTAATCAAGACAAAATCGCAAGAATTAACAAGCAATTTCGTTAGAAATTATGAGGTACATAAGCACACTTGATGCAAAAACTCAACCTTCTCTTAGCCTTTTTTCAAACTCCTCTCTTTCTATTCTCAATTTTTCAGGATCCCCTTTTTCACCCTGAAATTTGATGCATCAAAATTTTTGATTAAGCCTTTCCACATTACTAAGAGCTATTTCACCATAGTAGATCGGGCACTTAAGATTTAACCTTGGTAAGAGCCTTCTCCCGAGCTTTCATAATGGTATCAGCAAAACGATTCTTCAACAAAGCTTGGCGGTAGCGCTTATCTGGAGAAATTTGCCTCCCAGGTGGAGCTGTTTCCTCTATAATACCAAAGGACGACAGGAAAAATCATGATCTAAAAATAAACAGCCTTTACCATCTCCAACCTCCTTAACTTTCATTTCTTACCATCTGGAACAACTAGTGCATCCATGGCGGTCGACTTTTCCCCACCAGCATGCCTAAGTTGACCCAATTCATTCAAAGAATCTACAGAGAATAAAGAATGAAATTCGGGAAGACTTATCTATCCGAGCATTCTAACTTGCATACATCAATTGGATAGAAACTAACCATTTACAACTATCTTCTCACTGTTGCAATTGTCCTCCGTTCTGTTTATACAGACTGCTGGTTCCTTTTTATCCTAAATTAAAGAGGAGACTATACTTATTCTTCTGTAGTAAATTTCACTTTTATGATTGCAAATAGTTCATGGAAATCTTGCTGAGGGTAAATTAAAAATCTTGCAGAGAAAAATTAGAGTAATAACCAACACAGAGACTCTATAACATAATTTATTCCACCATTAAATATACCTCTCTACTTGTAGGTTTTGAAGCTTTATTAGAATCTGTTTCACTCCCAGAGGAACTACAAGAACCAGAATCTGAAAGATAATCACAGAAAACATCAGTATAAAAAGCTCTTCCTAAGGGGAAAAAATAAGCAAAGGAATCGATTCTACAGTTTTACAAAACCACAGTAAGAACTTGATTCCTCCGTCATAAACGATAAACCACAGAAACTAACTAAACTATCCTCTATAGCAAGAGGATGTCCACAATTAGTAGAGCAGAGAAAAAGTATCAAACAGATAATACGGGATGGGACACAGgctcaaattacaaaacaagaCTCAGGAGTCCACTACTAATCATTCGAACAGAAAAGTTACTTTATTTCCAATCTTAGCTATTCTTACATACTGTACAAATCAGTGCACTATTTAAGGAGAAAAAATGATTATTCTAAGGAATTAGAAGAAGGCTCGCATAAACACGAACCACTTGATGAAGAGCCTGATTCACTACTAGAGCTACTCGAACTGCTGCTTTCATTATTTCTACATGCAGCATCTTTTTCTATCTTAGGAGGAGGATGGCTTGAAACAGAGGGGTCATTCCCACCAACTATGTCAACATCCTCGTCAATTTGCAGATCACCTGTGATTAAGAAATGCATCAGATTACTGAAGGAAACCATTTTTGAAATCGAATGAAAAAGCAGAAACTTACCTTTACTAGGCTGCAGAGGGGAATTACTGAATCCTGAGTCATGAACGATCTGTAACAGAGAGATTAAACCAAAAGTCAAATGTCAAGAGATTTACTAGAGCTcacaaacaaaaagtaaaattaatcaGAGAGATTATTTACCTCCATCTCACAAGGTTCGCTCTTTTCCAACGATTTCTTTTTCTCGCTTAAATAGTCATCCAGGAGTTTTCGAACCTTGAACAAGGTTTCATCAGAAAGCGATTCTAtatcaatctcaatctcaacttCTCCAGATTGACCATCATTGCCACTTTGCTCTCTCAGGAGATCAACAATGTTTTGAGGGAAATCTTCTTCTAATGCCACCAAATCTTGGCTTAactttttcttctcatcatctgTCATGACCAACTTAGCAGGTGCCACCCTCTGCTTGTTCTCGTTCATTGTAGCTGCTTTCTTTCTCAATGGTGCAACTTCAAAAGGGATTTCAGAGTCTAGAGAAGCAGAACTGGTTACTGGAACGACTGGTGGTTTTGTCACaggtatttttttctctatactTTTCCATCCCGATTCAAAATATTTACTGATACCTTGAGCCATAGCATGATACTGATTCCCTGGTGGATTGTAAGCTAtagaatttgaaaatgtaagacGCACATCTGCTGCGAAGTCCAGAGGACTAGAATATTCACCTTTACGCAACCTGCTCCGGATCGTTCCAAGATCCATTGGATGCTTAATCACAGTAAAATAGTCTGGAATATTCAACATGACTGGATCAACTGGAGTACGAAACGCCCATCCCAACTTATGTGACCACAAACGATTGAGTAACGTTTCACACTCCTTCATCACTGAAGCAAGGGTAGAATTTGTTGGGACATCCAAACGAGATGGACCTTTCTTAGTCCGCTGCTTATCATTTCGCACAGGAGGACGCTTTTTCCCCTGTGACCCAGGAAATGTAGCAAAGTTTTCAGGTGGCATCCTCCTAGGGCCATCACTGCAGCTTTGAATATCGTTGTATGGTGACAACAGCACAGTGTCTGAACTGAAACATGCAATCTTCTTACTAAGGTCCCTGACCTGTTGAAGCTCCATCTTCAACTTGTGAACTAAATTCTTTCTCTCAGACCTCGACATGTTGGACAAAGAGAAAACCTCTTTGGGAACACCATAGCTATCTCCATTCAAACCAAAACGTCTCCTTTTCAATGGAGGAGTCTCCTCTAAATGTTTCATCTGAGAATCGATTCTACCTGAGTAAGCAAAGTCATCAGGCTCAACCGCCGCCGTATGCAAGTAATCAGGAACAAATCCCGATGATTTCACTCTTGGGTGTTTCCGTGCTTTACCCATCATTCACTATAAGTCATTCAAATACAgaactaactttaaaaaaaattcaagcaaTGTATGCTTTTCTTGCTTCTGCTTCAACAATGAATCTATTGGTAACCCCCTTGGCGAGGTTCAATGGAAAGTTGCAGTAATCAATCAATCCTTTTTCCCAATCAACCCTCCTTGCTCTCGAGTCAATACCACAATTCGCCGAAAAAAGAATCACACAGATGCGATTACCAAATCAACCCGATGATGGTATTCGTATGAATTGCACAACGTATACTTACCAAAATCAAATTCGCAAATTGGTCTAAGTTTCCTTCCTTCTATCCCTcagatcaaaatcaaattcaaaaatcaCCGAGTGAGAGATATCTTCCTCAACGGCAATTGGGTGGAAGAAAGCTAAAttgaaaccctagaaaaacCCTCGACTGAgtagagaggaagaaaaaaaaaactaccaaaatCGATTTGGAAAACCCTAGATCGAGAGCTTCGCGATATATTGCTTCCAATgccccaaacaaaaaaaaaaaaaaaaaaaaaaagacaaattcgAAATAACGAAAGAGGTGAGAGGTGAGAGGTGAGAggtgagaggagagagagagacttacgGAGAATAACGAACCAATTTGCTTCTCTACTTATAGATCTCAAGAGATGATCAGCCCGCCGCCTTTAACCTAATCTAAGCCGTTCATTACACAGCCAACCAAAATCTAAACGGCTGATTATATCCTTTCGTTTTCTACCGTCGATATTTCGATCTAACGGCTATGAGGTGTAGGAGCGCAATCTAGTGAATCCTGGATCTCTAATTAATTTgagaaaaatatcttaaattttcCATATTGCAAAgtggtaaaataaaaaatacacgtGTTATCGTAGCGCGTGGTATAGACGCGGTTACCGACCGACATTGTCTCTACCATTTTGACTATTTTATCCACTCAACACGCCTTGTAAATAGGCGTTTGAATAACACGTGCCAGTGAATCTTTTTTAAATTTGAGGCCCTTACAATAATACTCAAGGCCCATTAATGAATACCATAAGCCTGCCCATTAGTGAAATaccataattttcatataatttttaatgtcGTGTTTAACATAATGTATGAAAACGAATAATGtggaaaatgaaaacaaaacctacaaaaactaaaaagacttacatatatatacttcattACAACTTTCTTTTAAGCTTTAACTTTAAAACTTAAACTTCAGATTACtcaaga
It encodes the following:
- the LOC104726936 gene encoding uncharacterized protein LOC104726936; protein product: MGRLWASSLPVTLLLLLLLHQSLAQGFEESESNRLVNEEVGGGIAPEIHCSRERSRAAWQIIQDYLTPFVERERYQIPKTCRLHPDNDLYRDQELHKIHVDIFEWKCGYCKKSFNEEKFIDKHFATRHYNLLNTTDTKCLADLCGALHCDFVLSSKKPKTKCNPAAVAKNRHLCESVANNCFPVSQGSSASRLHEHFLRQFCDAHTCTGKDKPFPRGGKKRSGVFYLAISILTLMLLPLFYLLVFLHQREKRSGTQELRRIMKSGKKPKPS
- the LOC104726937 gene encoding uncharacterized protein LOC104726937, encoding LLIKLITTIKIKKHYNKNETSFHFIQTRDKKFIASLSDLLSSLLSAKPPPSPSSLKPIALLPSSVSARSSSLQCSSMTTRVLTAGNDDVSNRVAYPSLANANLVFFKSGYYNVEVVPKEGESEEQLVNDFKRSCFRAGVLQESRRRRFFESSQEKKKRKTKEAAKKYRKRRQIPKPKPQSTSETHKSRNVSREDEEDDHWELPPEDIEIPYTNRS
- the LOC109124726 gene encoding nucleoside diphosphate kinase II, chloroplastic isoform X1 — translated: MVGVAAVVSKWTLCVASSSLSSSPPARNSASFNPHCSPAKVNLRTELAAFRPQFRLFSRDSSSRRRLRASSSADSGIFLPHLVASMEEVEETYIMVKPDGIQRGLVGEIISRFEKKGFKLIGLKMFQCPKELAEEHYKDLSAKSFFPSLIEYITSGPVVCMAWEGVGVVASARKLIGKTDPLQAEPGTIRGDLAVQTGRNIVHGSDSPDNGKREIALWFKEGELCEWDSALASWLRE
- the LOC104726938 gene encoding uncharacterized protein LOC104726938 isoform X1 encodes the protein MLKTKISPIFSSFRGKPKTSRFIFQAFNKVVVQDDTTTPSVRRNASTNLTTLHQGPPTSAYVHLPFCRKRCHYCDFPILALGSSSNVYEEGKEDDPRITNYVNLLVREIKATRTDFDANPNLETVFFGGGTPSLVPPRLVSLVLETLSLNFGLSPDAEISMEMDPGTFDGRKLKELMDLGVNRVSLGVQAFQDELLKACGRAHGVSQVYEAIEFVKECGVENWSMDLISSLPHQTLGMWEESLRLAIDSQPNHVSVYDLQVEQGTKFGNLYTPGQSPLPSETQSAEFYKTASSMLRGAGYEHYELSSYSKGDFKCKHNLIYWKNKPFYAFGLGSASYVGGLRFSRPKRLKEYTNYVADLENGAANWCGNGDVDLKDVATDILMLSFRTSKGLDLKDFGEAFGSEVVNSICKVYEPYVESGHIVCLDDMRREVTSDEVKTLAANDEVKIEDHVRYLRLKDPDGFLLSNELISLAFGVVAP
- the LOC109124726 gene encoding nucleoside diphosphate kinase II, chloroplastic isoform X2 codes for the protein MVGVAAVVSKWTLCVASSSLSSSPPARNSASFNPHCSPAKVNLRTELAAFRPQFRLFSRDSSSRRRLRASSSADSGIFLPHLVASMEVEETYIMVKPDGIQRGLVGEIISRFEKKGFKLIGLKMFQCPKELAEEHYKDLSAKSFFPSLIEYITSGPVVCMAWEGVGVVASARKLIGKTDPLQAEPGTIRGDLAVQTGRNIVHGSDSPDNGKREIALWFKEGELCEWDSALASWLRE
- the LOC104726938 gene encoding uncharacterized protein LOC104726938 isoform X2, whose protein sequence is MLKTKISPIFSSFRGKPKTSRFIFQAFNKVVVQDDTTTPSVRRNASTNLTTLHQGPPTSAYVHLPFCRKRCHYCDFPILALGSSSNVYEEGKEDDPRITNYVNLLVREIKATRTDFDANPNLETVFFGGGTPSLVPPRLVSLVLETLSLNFGLSPDAEISMEMDPGTFDGRKLKELMDLGVNRVSLGVQAFQDELLKACGRAHGVSQVYEAIEFVKECGVENWSMDLISSLPHQTLGMWEESLRLAIDSQPNHVSVYDLQVEQGTKFGNLYTPGQSPLPSETQSAEFYKTASSMLRGAGSASYVGGLRFSRPKRLKEYTNYVADLENGAANWCGNGDVDLKDVATDILMLSFRTSKGLDLKDFGEAFGSEVVNSICKVYEPYVESGHIVCLDDMRREVTSDEVKTLAANDEVKIEDHVRYLRLKDPDGFLLSNELISLAFGVVAP